From Mucilaginibacter rubeus, a single genomic window includes:
- a CDS encoding Crp/Fnr family transcriptional regulator — protein MNCYAFVTEGCFRTYTIDEDGNELTVKFIVAGMWLGDDESLESGKPSVFNIDALEDSEVLIINRKDFAWLSEKSSAVRCMIDLVFNESFQMAQYRIHELISLSAEDRYLKFLETYPLLVSRIPQGMIASYLRITPETLSRVRKLSKNK, from the coding sequence ATGAACTGTTACGCTTTTGTGACCGAAGGCTGTTTTCGTACTTACACTATCGATGAGGACGGAAATGAGCTCACGGTGAAGTTCATTGTTGCCGGTATGTGGCTTGGTGATGATGAAAGTCTGGAATCCGGAAAACCATCCGTATTCAATATTGACGCGCTGGAGGACAGCGAAGTGCTTATCATAAATCGCAAAGATTTCGCCTGGCTCTCCGAAAAAAGTTCCGCCGTTCGCTGCATGATCGACCTCGTTTTTAATGAATCTTTTCAGATGGCCCAATATCGGATCCATGAACTGATCAGTTTATCTGCGGAGGACCGGTACCTTAAATTTCTCGAGACCTATCCTCTATTGGTAAGTCGGATACCCCAGGGTATGATCGCATCTTACTTGAGGATAACACCTGAAACACTTAGCCGGGTGCGGAAACTGTCTAAAAATAAGTGA
- a CDS encoding cytochrome P460 family protein, protein MKKYFLITSVCIAVVVLGLQLFRPAVENPPVTQDFEAPAAVKKVLVRSCYDCHSNQTNLRWYDKIQPVFWQVAGHIRDGRKGLNFSNWDKLAPADRKAKLWEAVNQIESGAMPIHSYEIVHSDARISAGELAELKAYLMGMVHDMPNDTGKIQDLNRQLRAKPTAAALPVSLNGITYIPDYKDWQIISTSDRLDNGTMRVIYGNQIAVRAVKENRINPWPDGTIFAKVAWDQLEDNNGNVNTGAFKQVEFMIKDAQKYRSTNGWGFARFKTPKLVPYGKTEMFTTECISCHKPMKDNDFVFTFPIKN, encoded by the coding sequence ATGAAAAAGTACTTTCTTATTACATCGGTCTGTATAGCCGTTGTCGTTCTCGGTCTGCAATTATTCAGGCCCGCAGTTGAAAACCCTCCGGTAACGCAAGACTTTGAGGCACCGGCAGCAGTAAAAAAAGTTTTAGTCCGGTCGTGTTATGATTGTCATTCCAACCAGACGAATCTACGCTGGTATGACAAGATCCAGCCTGTATTCTGGCAAGTCGCCGGGCATATCAGGGATGGTCGTAAAGGACTCAATTTTTCGAATTGGGATAAACTGGCACCGGCCGACCGGAAAGCGAAGTTATGGGAGGCTGTCAATCAGATAGAGTCGGGCGCTATGCCCATCCACAGCTATGAAATAGTGCATTCTGATGCGAGAATTTCGGCGGGCGAACTCGCAGAACTCAAAGCGTATCTTATGGGAATGGTCCATGATATGCCGAATGATACCGGTAAAATTCAAGATCTGAATAGGCAACTACGCGCAAAACCAACAGCGGCAGCTTTACCGGTATCTCTTAACGGTATTACCTATATTCCCGACTACAAAGACTGGCAGATCATCAGTACTTCTGACCGGCTTGATAATGGAACGATGCGTGTTATTTATGGGAATCAGATCGCTGTCAGAGCAGTTAAGGAAAACAGGATCAATCCCTGGCCTGATGGTACCATATTCGCTAAAGTAGCTTGGGACCAACTCGAAGATAATAACGGTAATGTTAATACAGGTGCGTTCAAGCAGGTCGAATTTATGATCAAGGACGCTCAAAAATACCGCTCAACGAACGGGTGGGGATTCGCACGCTTCAAAACCCCCAAATTAGTTCCCTACGGTAAAACAGAAATGTTCACTACGGAATGTATCAGTTGTCATAAGCCTATGAAGGATAATGATTTTGTATTCACTTTTCCCATTAAGAATTAA
- a CDS encoding LLM class flavin-dependent oxidoreductase, protein MEIGIDSFAATGALDSALNADGNIQAMSQLLERIALADKAGLNFFGIGEHHRKEFLDAATPVILAAAAARTTQIKLGSAVTVLSAADPVRVFQSYATLDIISKGRAELVVGRGSFIEAFPLFGFNIQDYDALFAEKLDLLLKIIQEEKVTWQGKFREPLDRQTIYPRPVQSKLPVWVGVGGTPQSFARAGRLGLPLMVAVIGGETHRFRPLIDLYRESGLKAGHPPEQLKVGLHSLGYLAQTREKAIQDFFPGYAETFTKIGRERGWSPVTRNHFDAQNGPTGALLVGAPEEIAEKIARHSIALGGIQRLTFQMDNAGLSHQQLSNAIEMIGKEIVPLLKHL, encoded by the coding sequence ATGGAAATTGGAATAGACAGCTTCGCCGCTACCGGCGCGCTTGATTCGGCCCTGAATGCCGATGGCAACATCCAGGCCATGTCACAACTGCTGGAGCGCATCGCTCTGGCCGATAAAGCCGGGTTAAACTTTTTTGGCATAGGAGAACACCACCGCAAAGAATTTCTTGATGCTGCCACTCCAGTTATCCTGGCTGCTGCCGCTGCGAGGACAACCCAGATCAAACTGGGCAGCGCTGTTACCGTTCTCAGCGCAGCTGACCCTGTAAGAGTATTCCAGAGTTATGCCACATTAGATATCATATCCAAAGGGCGTGCGGAACTGGTTGTGGGACGCGGTTCATTTATTGAGGCCTTCCCGCTTTTTGGCTTTAACATTCAGGATTATGATGCTTTATTTGCAGAAAAACTCGATCTTTTGCTTAAGATCATCCAGGAAGAAAAAGTTACCTGGCAGGGTAAATTTCGTGAGCCACTTGATCGGCAGACCATTTATCCGAGGCCAGTTCAATCCAAGCTTCCGGTATGGGTTGGTGTAGGGGGCACGCCACAAAGCTTCGCAAGGGCCGGTCGACTTGGATTACCGCTTATGGTGGCAGTGATCGGCGGAGAAACACATCGTTTTAGACCGCTCATTGATCTTTACCGGGAATCCGGACTGAAAGCAGGGCATCCGCCTGAGCAACTTAAAGTCGGCCTTCATTCCCTCGGTTATTTAGCCCAGACCAGGGAAAAGGCAATTCAGGATTTTTTTCCGGGCTATGCTGAGACTTTCACCAAAATAGGTAGAGAGCGCGGATGGTCACCTGTCACCCGTAATCATTTCGACGCTCAGAACGGACCTACCGGCGCATTGCTGGTCGGGGCGCCGGAAGAGATCGCCGAAAAAATTGCCAGACACAGCATAGCCCTGGGAGGTATTCAACGACTGACATTCCAGATGGATAACGCGGGCCTTAGTCATCAGCAACTATCAAATGCAATAGAAATGATCGGTAAGGAGATCGTACCTCTTTTAAAACACCTTTAA
- a CDS encoding SDR family oxidoreductase has product MSQIVFITGTSTGFGKLTTTTLSKAGYTVIAGMRDIDGKNAQVANELSQLPNVDVVEIDITKDDSVKNAFANMLAKYGRIDVLVNNAAVAGFGLLEAYSLDRIRQMFEVNFYGVIRTYQAVLPAMRAAGQGLIINITSGASGHTMPFMIPYLASKFGVESITEGLQDELAEYGIDNVSIQPGVYPTEMNTGQKPGVNSDKQEITDAYGEAATQKFNAIGAGLFGKMQEFNMDPQVIANGILELIEMPAGTRPLRKPLDAIAQGTDIEFVEARAAIKAKWLGKYSA; this is encoded by the coding sequence ATGTCACAGATAGTATTCATTACAGGAACAAGCACCGGATTCGGTAAATTAACAACTACAACCCTTTCAAAAGCCGGTTACACCGTGATCGCCGGAATGCGCGATATAGACGGTAAAAATGCACAGGTTGCGAACGAATTATCCCAGCTTCCCAATGTGGATGTTGTAGAGATAGATATCACTAAAGATGATTCTGTAAAAAATGCATTTGCCAATATGCTTGCCAAATATGGCCGGATCGACGTACTGGTGAATAATGCAGCTGTTGCAGGTTTCGGCCTGTTAGAGGCTTACAGCCTTGACCGTATCCGCCAGATGTTTGAAGTAAATTTTTATGGCGTGATCCGTACTTATCAGGCAGTGTTGCCGGCCATGCGCGCAGCAGGTCAGGGATTGATCATCAACATTACCTCAGGTGCCAGCGGCCACACCATGCCTTTCATGATCCCTTACCTGGCTTCAAAATTCGGTGTTGAAAGCATTACCGAGGGGTTGCAGGACGAACTTGCGGAGTATGGTATCGATAACGTAAGTATCCAGCCGGGCGTTTACCCAACAGAGATGAACACTGGTCAGAAACCTGGCGTAAATTCAGATAAACAGGAAATTACTGACGCGTACGGAGAAGCTGCCACCCAGAAATTTAATGCCATCGGTGCTGGTCTGTTTGGCAAGATGCAGGAATTCAATATGGATCCCCAGGTAATTGCCAACGGCATTCTGGAACTGATCGAAATGCCTGCCGGTACCCGCCCGTTGCGTAAACCGCTCGATGCGATCGCGCAGGGCACAGATATCGAGTTCGTGGAAGCCAGGGCCGCTATTAAAGCTAAATGGCTTGGAAAATACTCCGCATAA
- a CDS encoding alpha/beta fold hydrolase: MKTNQKFIDQVSFAEREQQIAGASKRGAGIMMCLLALLITVFFYTPVSAQRFSKKALSDEELVKKMPGFKNGFATVNGVKLHYVAGGTGKALVLLPGWPETWWSYSKIMPALASKYHVIAIDYRGMGTSDKPAEGYDKKTIAGDIYGLLHQLGYEKAFIAGHDIGAQVAFSVAANHSELVEKLIIMDVPHPDESFAAVLMLPALGTPTDKLDPARPFLWWFAFNQMRGLPEDLLEGRFEMAQKYIFHYLLADDRSIGPFDRAVYANAYNTRDAIRAGNGWYQAFSKDIADYKTYEKLTMPVLGIGGPGYDWLRFTLPNKTTDLKIEKIENSGHFIAEEQPETVIRDILQFLN; this comes from the coding sequence ATGAAAACTAATCAAAAGTTCATCGATCAGGTGTCTTTTGCAGAGCGGGAACAACAGATAGCCGGTGCCTCTAAAAGGGGTGCCGGCATCATGATGTGCTTGCTTGCATTATTGATCACTGTGTTTTTTTATACACCTGTTTCCGCTCAGCGTTTCAGTAAAAAGGCACTTTCCGATGAAGAACTTGTAAAAAAGATGCCGGGTTTCAAAAACGGTTTTGCGACGGTCAACGGTGTAAAACTCCATTATGTAGCTGGTGGGACCGGTAAAGCACTGGTCTTGTTGCCCGGCTGGCCGGAAACATGGTGGTCCTACAGTAAGATCATGCCCGCGCTTGCATCGAAGTATCACGTGATCGCAATAGACTATCGTGGCATGGGTACTTCAGATAAGCCGGCTGAGGGATATGATAAGAAAACTATCGCTGGTGATATTTACGGGTTGCTTCACCAACTGGGTTACGAGAAGGCCTTTATCGCCGGTCACGATATTGGGGCGCAGGTCGCATTCAGCGTTGCTGCCAATCATTCCGAGCTGGTTGAAAAATTGATCATCATGGATGTTCCCCATCCCGATGAATCTTTCGCGGCCGTTCTTATGTTGCCGGCGTTGGGAACTCCCACTGATAAGCTTGATCCGGCAAGGCCTTTTCTTTGGTGGTTCGCGTTTAACCAGATGAGGGGGCTTCCGGAAGATCTGCTGGAAGGACGGTTTGAAATGGCACAGAAGTATATATTCCATTACCTTCTTGCTGATGACAGATCAATCGGTCCCTTTGATCGTGCGGTGTATGCAAATGCTTATAACACGAGAGACGCGATCAGGGCCGGCAATGGCTGGTATCAAGCTTTTTCAAAGGATATAGCTGACTATAAGACCTATGAAAAACTGACAATGCCTGTACTGGGTATCGGGGGACCGGGATATGATTGGCTTCGTTTTACCTTGCCGAATAAGACCACTGATCTTAAGATTGAAAAAATAGAGAACAGCGGGCACTTCATTGCTGAAGAGCAGCCGGAAACGGTGATCCGTGATATCCTCCAGTTTCTGAATTAA
- a CDS encoding VOC family protein, which produces MKTNIKIKFAVLTRTALATLAIIFTLSVNRVNAQAPGLVGIDHVGINVPDMDQAVKFFHDMFGFTPVTQLGPFSMPAEWKKTFHIHENADQVELKMLRAGDGSNIELFAYKPNAGSQEQPYRDDLSASHFSIYTSDIKATKAYLEAKGVKFVSDIQSGGGDTEGENWVYLETPWGSTIELNSYPKGKGYEKHNPAVKLWTASSEVELNTVSLSKEYLKKMVDLQIRIWDNTDAKARFSQLSELYADNILFFDHEAVVNGLTDLNNRITQLQEQNKGFKFSFIKIDNSNNVVRYYWNYGPKSNPKLISGMDLMIVENGKVRSLHVFLDKLPK; this is translated from the coding sequence ATGAAAACAAATATCAAAATCAAGTTCGCGGTCCTGACAAGGACAGCGCTTGCCACTTTAGCAATCATATTTACCTTATCAGTTAACCGGGTAAACGCACAGGCTCCCGGCCTTGTTGGGATCGACCATGTGGGCATCAATGTACCCGACATGGACCAGGCAGTAAAATTCTTTCATGATATGTTCGGATTCACCCCAGTGACGCAACTCGGTCCATTTTCAATGCCTGCTGAATGGAAAAAAACATTCCATATCCATGAGAACGCAGACCAGGTAGAACTCAAAATGCTGCGTGCAGGCGACGGGTCCAATATCGAACTGTTTGCCTATAAGCCCAATGCCGGGAGTCAGGAGCAACCTTACCGCGATGACCTAAGTGCCAGTCACTTTTCAATCTATACCAGCGATATCAAGGCAACCAAGGCTTACCTGGAGGCTAAAGGTGTAAAATTTGTTTCCGATATCCAGTCAGGCGGTGGCGATACCGAGGGTGAGAACTGGGTTTATCTGGAGACCCCATGGGGTTCAACCATCGAGCTGAACAGCTATCCAAAAGGCAAAGGTTATGAAAAACACAACCCCGCTGTGAAGTTATGGACAGCTTCGTCAGAGGTGGAATTGAACACCGTGTCCCTATCAAAAGAATACCTTAAAAAAATGGTAGACCTGCAGATCAGGATATGGGATAACACCGATGCGAAAGCCCGTTTTTCACAACTAAGTGAACTGTATGCAGACAACATCCTGTTTTTTGATCACGAAGCGGTAGTTAACGGCCTGACTGACCTCAATAACCGGATCACCCAACTACAGGAACAAAACAAAGGTTTTAAGTTTAGCTTCATCAAGATCGATAACAGCAATAATGTTGTAAGGTATTACTGGAACTACGGACCAAAATCGAACCCTAAACTGATCTCAGGTATGGACTTGATGATCGTGGAAAATGGTAAGGTTCGTTCATTACATGTTTTTCTTGATAAGCTCCCTAAATAA
- a CDS encoding hydrolase, with amino-acid sequence MKIKLNFFGATAFRKLACFTCTAVVILLSCRDAKAQGNPKQGLGALLTPENCAVLLIDHQPFQFATIGSHNTQMILNNTILVAKTAKVFKVPCLLTTVTEERGGKIAQGIQDVYPDQKPINRTFINAWQDQRVVDWVKKTGKKKIVIAGLWTEVCVAMPAIQALGEGYEVYVITDASGGVSTEAHEMAVQRMVQAGVVPITTVVLQAELQRDWARTETAGALVPLIFEHQGSIGTSLQWEFQLLKAAEQSKK; translated from the coding sequence ATGAAAATAAAACTTAACTTTTTTGGAGCCACTGCTTTTAGAAAGCTGGCCTGTTTCACTTGCACCGCGGTTGTTATTTTATTGTCTTGCAGAGATGCCAAAGCACAGGGCAACCCGAAACAAGGTTTGGGAGCCTTGCTCACGCCGGAGAATTGCGCGGTATTGCTGATCGATCATCAACCGTTCCAATTTGCGACCATCGGTAGCCATAACACCCAGATGATCCTGAACAATACGATCCTTGTTGCGAAAACAGCGAAAGTATTCAAAGTGCCTTGTTTATTGACTACCGTGACTGAAGAACGTGGCGGCAAGATCGCCCAGGGTATCCAGGACGTTTATCCGGATCAGAAACCGATCAACCGGACTTTCATCAACGCATGGCAGGACCAACGCGTAGTTGACTGGGTGAAAAAAACAGGAAAAAAGAAGATCGTTATTGCTGGTCTTTGGACTGAGGTTTGTGTCGCCATGCCAGCGATCCAAGCATTGGGCGAAGGCTATGAGGTTTACGTGATCACCGACGCTTCGGGTGGCGTGTCCACAGAAGCGCATGAAATGGCCGTTCAGCGAATGGTTCAGGCCGGCGTTGTACCTATAACAACCGTTGTTCTCCAGGCTGAACTGCAGCGCGACTGGGCCCGCACTGAAACTGCAGGCGCTTTAGTGCCCCTGATCTTCGAACATCAGGGATCGATAGGCACAAGCCTGCAATGGGAGTTTCAATTGTTAAAGGCCGCTGAACAAAGCAAAAAATAA
- a CDS encoding AraC family transcriptional regulator, which produces MSNGLKRRDGFPGERLINIPLKILRDAKDRKPILFNTYITQIGYFPQASHHYRERRNGCEDNILIYCIRGKGHYILDKKRYEVNAGQYVIIPATDRYIRYWADTESPWTIYWIHFTGDQIGEFNRSLNLTTTKGPIPIPFNDTGIEVWQKIFSILSVSFRMESLCNANFCLQHLISTFLYPQHEDKEKEIPVENSIQQAIDIMKSNLHLKLSLEEIAVKVNLSTSYFATFFKKRQGISPIDYFINMKMQRACELLRDQNNKVREVASDIGYEDPYYFSRIFKNVVGLSPAQYRKDIQ; this is translated from the coding sequence ATGAGTAATGGCCTAAAACGAAGAGATGGCTTTCCCGGCGAAAGGTTAATCAATATCCCGCTGAAGATCCTGAGGGATGCGAAAGATCGGAAACCTATTTTGTTTAATACCTATATTACCCAGATCGGGTACTTCCCGCAGGCGTCACATCATTACCGCGAACGGAGAAACGGATGCGAAGACAATATCCTTATTTATTGCATTCGGGGAAAAGGCCATTACATTCTGGATAAGAAACGATACGAAGTAAATGCCGGGCAATATGTTATCATCCCGGCAACGGACCGCTATATCCGCTATTGGGCAGATACCGAATCTCCCTGGACCATCTATTGGATACATTTCACAGGCGACCAGATCGGAGAATTTAACAGGTCACTTAACCTTACAACCACCAAGGGGCCTATCCCGATTCCTTTTAATGATACCGGCATCGAAGTTTGGCAGAAAATCTTTTCTATCCTATCCGTAAGCTTCAGAATGGAAAGCTTATGTAACGCGAATTTTTGCCTGCAGCATCTGATCTCCACTTTCCTTTACCCGCAACACGAGGACAAAGAAAAGGAGATCCCGGTTGAAAACTCCATTCAGCAGGCCATAGATATCATGAAAAGCAACCTCCATCTGAAACTTTCCCTGGAGGAGATTGCGGTAAAAGTGAATCTTTCAACCTCTTACTTCGCCACCTTCTTTAAAAAAAGACAGGGCATATCTCCCATTGATTACTTTATAAACATGAAAATGCAGCGGGCCTGCGAATTGCTGCGGGATCAAAATAATAAAGTAAGGGAAGTAGCCAGTGATATCGGATATGAAGATCCTTATTATTTTTCCAGGATCTTTAAAAATGTGGTGGGATTATCTCCTGCGCAATACCGGAAGGATATTCAATGA
- a CDS encoding Crp/Fnr family transcriptional regulator, which produces MYPNSITPQTATEMIPHFQRGVDFRKTGESTVITMAGPAHWDLFKYISAVSGMPLNDHHKSLITETVKLKKLRKRQYFLQEGDVCKYIGFIIKGATRMFSVNERGQESIVAFGLENSWIVDQESFKNTDCSAYHIEAMEDTEMLIMNLTQLEYLTGTVPPFAAMYSQFQLQQLIYNQKRINAALSMTAEERYYDLLKNKPQYSQRFSQNMIACYLGVKPETLSRIRKSNL; this is translated from the coding sequence ATGTATCCAAACAGCATTACCCCTCAAACGGCTACTGAAATGATCCCTCATTTCCAGCGCGGAGTTGATTTCCGGAAAACAGGAGAATCAACAGTTATAACCATGGCAGGTCCGGCCCATTGGGATCTGTTCAAATATATTTCTGCAGTTTCCGGCATGCCCCTGAATGATCATCATAAATCCCTGATCACGGAAACCGTCAAACTAAAAAAACTCAGGAAACGTCAGTATTTTTTACAGGAAGGGGATGTATGTAAATACATCGGGTTCATCATCAAAGGTGCGACCCGAATGTTTTCTGTTAACGAACGAGGACAGGAATCCATAGTCGCATTTGGCCTCGAAAATTCATGGATCGTGGATCAGGAAAGTTTTAAGAACACGGATTGTTCCGCTTATCACATTGAAGCGATGGAGGATACTGAAATGCTGATCATGAACCTGACGCAACTGGAATATCTCACCGGTACCGTTCCTCCTTTTGCCGCCATGTATTCGCAGTTTCAGCTTCAGCAACTCATTTACAATCAAAAAAGGATCAACGCCGCGCTGAGTATGACCGCTGAAGAACGTTATTACGATCTCTTAAAAAATAAGCCCCAGTATTCGCAGCGTTTCTCTCAAAACATGATCGCCTGCTATTTGGGCGTTAAACCGGAAACATTAAGCAGAATACGAAAAAGTAATTTATAA
- a CDS encoding sensor histidine kinase: protein MRLSILPVFFVFLLWAVQVNAQPYNSAGKDGIVNSIRNTNSLSEKEPKIDSLLFISSYYVNKPGSEVADMRAATNYADQALKLSLKLQTAEGEAKCYTVLSQISRESNRETEGLRYIRKALRIIDKHPAPASASKAYFEIANYYTIYADTSLVKKIGFYATGLKYFEATNPPTARLADVLKMMGDLYQFHGEYTKSLPCLKRSLALYRQVGFKNLQDIYALLGNVLIELHDMKEGIRYNLLGVKLLEDAKDSTMTACQAYFNLGFAYGTLKDYNNALIYMLKANKVALSNKDSTAAIVTDIEIGNTYRWLHQPQKALRLMNGIENWPAAEKHQMQFSMLRLKIYNEAKQFEKAALYYKKLTQDIEGHDITFDLVQNARIVLLEYLVDTKQFKEVNDQLPRLLALPLINSRPAFHLNLETLAYKADSAQGNYKSAMLHLTKAMDLKIAALKSNYDDQVGKLQVEFDLNKKDQDIAFQSKSIGLLTRKNELQKNALHDQRLIRNLIIAGAALLSLFLILLFNRYQIKKRANEDLKEQQEEINTQNDYLKQLVSEREWLLKEIHHRVKNNLQIVISLLNSELFNVKDVVAKHVIRESQLRMHSISLIHQKLYQHQNVSSINMKEYIHDMVNFLQDSFDSYGKIKFSLDIDPVYMDVSQAVPAGLILNESITNIIKYAFNDKDQKGNVRISLKQCGAEILELIIHDNGCGLPPGFNPEESASLGMRLITGLTGQLKGSVDFVNDQGLCMILQVPINPGLSFHPEGAVQNNLYSN, encoded by the coding sequence ATGCGTCTAAGTATTCTGCCTGTATTCTTCGTTTTTTTACTATGGGCAGTTCAGGTAAACGCTCAACCCTATAATTCCGCAGGTAAGGACGGTATCGTTAATTCGATCAGAAATACCAATTCACTTTCGGAAAAAGAGCCCAAGATCGACTCTCTTTTGTTTATTAGTAGTTATTATGTCAATAAACCGGGCAGTGAGGTTGCCGACATGCGGGCGGCAACCAACTATGCAGATCAGGCGCTGAAGCTTTCTTTAAAACTCCAGACGGCGGAAGGGGAAGCAAAGTGCTATACCGTACTCTCGCAGATCAGCAGGGAAAGTAACCGTGAGACCGAAGGCCTGCGATATATCAGAAAGGCCCTTCGTATCATTGATAAACATCCGGCTCCCGCATCCGCATCAAAAGCCTATTTCGAAATAGCCAACTATTACACGATCTACGCTGACACTTCACTGGTAAAAAAAATAGGATTTTACGCAACCGGGCTCAAGTATTTCGAGGCAACCAACCCGCCGACAGCAAGGCTCGCTGACGTGCTGAAAATGATGGGGGATCTTTATCAGTTTCATGGAGAATACACAAAATCTTTACCCTGCCTCAAACGTTCCCTGGCCCTTTACAGGCAAGTTGGTTTTAAGAACCTCCAGGACATTTATGCCCTTTTGGGAAATGTGCTCATTGAACTTCACGACATGAAGGAGGGGATCCGATACAATCTATTAGGCGTAAAGCTCCTGGAAGACGCAAAAGATTCAACAATGACCGCGTGCCAGGCCTACTTTAACCTCGGATTTGCTTACGGTACGCTCAAGGATTACAATAATGCTTTAATCTATATGTTAAAAGCGAATAAAGTAGCCCTGAGTAATAAGGATTCAACGGCTGCAATCGTCACAGATATTGAGATCGGAAACACGTACCGATGGCTTCATCAACCACAGAAAGCACTCCGGCTGATGAATGGGATAGAAAACTGGCCTGCCGCTGAAAAACACCAGATGCAGTTTTCCATGCTCCGGTTAAAGATCTACAATGAAGCTAAACAATTTGAAAAGGCGGCACTTTACTACAAAAAACTTACTCAAGATATAGAAGGCCACGATATTACTTTTGACCTTGTTCAGAATGCGCGTATAGTTTTACTGGAATATCTGGTTGATACCAAACAGTTCAAAGAGGTAAATGATCAGCTACCCCGGCTGCTGGCTTTGCCGCTGATCAACAGCAGGCCGGCATTTCACCTCAATCTTGAGACATTAGCATACAAGGCGGATTCAGCACAAGGAAACTATAAAAGTGCCATGCTCCACCTGACAAAGGCGATGGATCTGAAGATAGCCGCATTAAAGAGTAACTACGACGATCAGGTAGGAAAGCTTCAGGTCGAATTCGATCTGAATAAAAAAGATCAGGATATCGCCTTTCAATCAAAAAGTATTGGCCTGCTCACACGCAAAAATGAATTGCAAAAGAACGCGCTTCATGACCAGCGGCTTATCCGCAACCTCATCATCGCAGGAGCAGCCTTGCTATCCTTATTTTTAATTCTTCTTTTCAACCGCTATCAGATCAAGAAGCGTGCTAATGAGGACCTTAAAGAGCAACAGGAAGAGATCAACACGCAAAACGACTACCTCAAACAACTGGTCAGTGAACGCGAGTGGCTATTGAAAGAGATACATCATCGCGTAAAGAACAATTTGCAGATCGTGATCAGCCTGCTTAATTCTGAGCTATTCAACGTCAAGGATGTCGTAGCAAAACACGTTATCCGGGAAAGCCAGCTGCGCATGCATTCCATTTCACTGATCCACCAAAAGCTTTATCAGCATCAGAATGTGTCAAGCATCAATATGAAAGAATATATCCACGATATGGTCAATTTTCTGCAGGACAGCTTTGACAGCTACGGCAAGATCAAATTCTCGCTGGATATCGATCCGGTCTATATGGATGTTTCGCAGGCCGTACCGGCCGGACTTATCCTGAACGAATCGATCACAAACATTATCAAATACGCATTTAACGATAAAGACCAAAAAGGTAATGTCCGGATATCACTTAAGCAATGCGGAGCAGAAATTTTAGAACTCATCATCCATGATAACGGCTGCGGTCTGCCTCCGGGTTTCAATCCGGAAGAGAGCGCTTCTTTGGGTATGCGCCTGATCACCGGCCTTACTGGTCAGCTTAAGGGAAGTGTTGACTTCGTTAATGACCAGGGGCTTTGTATGATTTTGCAGGTCCCCATTAACCCGGGACTATCTTTCCACCCGGAAGGCGCAGTGCAAAACAATTTATATTCAAACTGA